In one window of Clupea harengus chromosome 4, Ch_v2.0.2, whole genome shotgun sequence DNA:
- the baz2a gene encoding bromodomain adjacent to zinc finger domain protein 2A, producing the protein MEANNHFNYGPHSSVSANSGLKLSSGDSLYTNGSSMNFPQQGKNINGDMNVNGITTAIGTSQTGPHPPSSSYPHMTNHHHQGSMAYDYLWGQTQYSPAMSSGPTHAMHQKQGSPGVLQQNQHHFQSHGQYQVNGAMGTSHQTPVGAAPNVSLGAGQYWNRPNPTQQQGGASMAMGYNSHSVYGGYQSQVHPGLSPAQHHQQSPMTHQGPPTHHHPHHPHPHHPHAHHHPQQQQHYGMVPNGMPYYQHQPQHPPQHPPLPSPQPQHPAQHQSLPSPQPQHPAQHQSLPSPQPQHPPTHQQLASPQPQHPPQHQTLPSPQHQTLPSPQHPPQHQPLSSPQPQHAPQPQSQMMPPTSQNFTPPRGSPQHHHIGRGATGSPLPMQVPMMSPSAIPDGGSPQSRDSPLGSSLPLPSVMQGRLGDAYKEVDKGYNGVERSSVAQRLPKADGYPTRPSAHLLVPTSDYCQRVPHGGMDVEPLHKQRHDMGGPMREAMHPAMSAPPPLLSTPPRQASSGPPVVSVHHMTASEPPSSSAASASAPPQVGAKTPHGSPVSAPAPMLSSPPLMVQGLRPMPGAMSPSSLGGGPPELMPTASSMSGPPPLMGHGSRTAPVPAPPPAVTSPSQVVSTSHPSAPATSAPPLWTSAPPVSAFLHSQMAYVPPQMVQAPKLQETSKPHSPVSSPSKVAQTHTTGELSPVSAPPVVAPALPSGVSAASSSPPEAPASSPLSSSPQKARAPSSSMLSSSQTATSLPDAVSGRAPAAGALVTVPPATTPVSTPPPAVAAPHRAASVPPAAASSPPAVSAAPQAASVSLPTFGAPPPGAAAPPKAVSALPPVSAPTQAVTAPPGGSMPPLPPPQPVSGLPAVSTTPQAGSAPSVSVPPPASEAASSPPQAAGQASQGSDQQDSSDAGTDFSHKAASKKEVRDPQFEKDVAVNNSSKSDPTQAPHSRKSPAGPSDVSTGMSGHKANSPARNLWPETGKSPAPVKDQDTPRKTASFDDTLDESLDCSSMAELTHIESSRAEDTSIMEGTFDDSMADTSYTDEPSMFTEDSATEDSRQVTADDTQDNSDLSQVDETMDSCLSTRESGTEDDSSQLKDSVSDDSQNDLSQMAADDHDLSKPPGKGPDESEDEESKEKDVDDGRDAPDCAGVPAAAAVKAGTAGTPVSADEGWQETVAAAATDPSPAEQAAKPLPLSTSAVTVATTPPPQKPAAKRARAQATAKQGTQASRAAQKKTPAKAPKEEKEKRKRKKNEDKEPPGTRKKRKLSKDDASDSAIADTILAVSTAGAGKTAADQSLVTSQTTPAKPKKIRKPKGAAPAAGTGATTSPKTEGDHSLESGQTPPAKPKKIRKPRQPKVKDGAAKPTKAAKTPKAAKTAKAAKAEPKETPKADQDNEDEDEGSTTGETQKRRIATEEQVHFPLLHGWKREVRVKKHEDRLKGETWYYSPCGRRMKQFPEIIKYLRRHECGAVTREHFSFSPRMPVGDFYEERESPEGMKWFLLANEEVPSIIMAITGRRGRPPNPDKEKPRARVRRPKGTPGRRPGRPPKTNAVDLLSKVDARMLKRLQAKEVLTDEDKEKMGKIKKKMKRKARLKRKEDTKNKIIRQEKRKAKLEKAKEANDQQQDEGKPAQPGQPQSQVPSDQQTPQPATEPKKPGRKKRVQTPEEMEKAGQVKRVAGARSQAKALAKAQAEAEAKAQAALTAKKQAERRAQAQRRLEERKKQQQILEEMKKPTEDMCINDHQPLPELSRIPGVVLSGRAFSHCLEVVEFLHSYGKVLGLQIPKDVPSLSTLQEGLLGVGESQNEVMDLLIKLVEAALHDPGLPSYYQSVKILGEKLVDLELSHRTVSECLRIFLESHGFEVDVCNTLRTKTFQALKPDVKASILAFLVEELNASNTVTRDIDNTLENMSTYRKNKWIIEGKLRKLKAALVRRTGRSEEELCLEDRRRSTRAGMAEEESLEETTMLDRSSRRGRGVREEPKLTEAESPTNASIPELERQIDKLAKRQVFFRKKLQQASHSLRAVSLGQDRYRRRYWLMPHMGAILVEGPEEVLDSGDILLTDEPMVYPKKEVKVEVEVKSEEPLSPINPAATAATPRSCSPRASGSSGGGGPLTEVDPLPGEASLMSSSSPRGRGRPRNIKPEVELHLRTAKNRRRRRSSKSGGEEPSGDATAKLGTQDLTQAAFTAWLNQAQVDGAQDPATAAAVLAAVAAGGKAPEDGSLSEEAIKELAEKQAQWFHLLPKKPCDASGLSEPGLPSPNAISSLKESPTSPIKGAPPSTPSLQAALTALTQTPLQIPIQPGALPPGVATLLPLLPGSVPVPPACSTPVQKPTRRRRRGSSPARRPYSRPSTGKRRGRPPSTLFQEIEQKYLTQLVVKPIPKEMVRGWWWVKQPEELTAILQALHPRGVREKVLHKHLTKHLEFLSEVCSRPSSDPVFKRELEKGSSVLDILTKPWPEMHKCLQADINALQWVEDLEQRVLAADLHLKMAPQSGKSNTEGNTEEPVAGFQAYTVPEPDSTREDLEFYEHEVDPRDDWIVRTKREWSDLLRVPNNPVDLAVHRLANLERNIERRYLKEPLWNLAEVMRLAPLTPPPGEEVPMDVVSLEMEITPRLRTWRQGLDRCRSAAQLSLCVLQLERAIAWEKSVVKVTCQVCHKGDNDEYLLLCDGCDRGCHMFCLRPKVTDVPDGDWFCPICVSKMDEGGMRPQRSARQRARRRKRRLGAYGPESSEEEESPRRLAGMSTRQKDGPSSSASSTNGTSGISPSKRRRMTTRNQPDLTYCEIILMEMEAHADAWPFQEPVNPRLVPGYRRIIKNPMDFLTMRERLLQGGYCSVEEFAADAHLVFNNCELFNEDTSDVGKAGHAMRLFFESRWSEFYQTKDKEKDK; encoded by the exons aTGGAAGCAAATAATCATTTTAACTATGGCCCACACTCGTCTGTGTCTGCAAACTCAGGACTGAAGCTTTCCTCAGGGGATTCTCTCTATACTAATGGGTCCTCCATGAACTTCCCCCAGCAAGGGAAAA ATATAAACGGCGACATGAATGTGAATGGCATCACTACTGCAATTGGGACCAGCCAAACTGGCCCCCACCCTCCCTCGTCATCGTACCCACACATgaccaaccaccaccaccaaggcAGCATGGCCTATGACTACCTGTGGGGCCAGACCCAGTACAGCCCGGCCATGTCGTCTGGGCCCACACACGCCATGCACCAGAAGCAGGGCTCCCCTGGGGTCTTGCAGCAGAACCAGCACCACTTCCAGAGCCACGGACAGTATCAGGTCAATGGGGCCATGGGTACCTCCCACCAGACCCCTGTTGGTGCTGCGCCTAACGTTAGCCTGGGGGCTGGCCAGTACTGGAACAGGCCAAACCCAACACAGCAACAGGGAGGTGCATCCATGGCAATGGGCTACAACTCCCATAGTGTGTATGGAGGCTACCAGAGCCAGGTGCACCCAGGCTTGTCACCAGCCCAGCACCACCAGCAATCACCTATGACGCACCAAGGGCctcccacacaccaccatcCTCACCatccacacccccaccacccccatgcccaccaccacccgcagcagcagcagcactatgGCATGGTGCCCAACGGGATGCCGTACTACCAGCACCAGCCTCAGCATCCACCCCAGCACCCACCACTGCCTTCACCTCAACCCCAGCATCCGGCCCAGCATCAGTCCTTACCTTCGCCCCAACCCCAACACCCGGCCCAGCATCAGTCCTTACCTTCGCCCCAACCCcaacacccacccacgcacCAACAGCTGGCCTCACCTCAGCCACAACACCCACCCCAGCATCAGACCTTACCCTCACCTCAGCACCAAACCCTTCCCTCTCCCCAgcacccaccccagcaccagcctctctcatctccccagCCCCAGCACGCCCCTCAGCCACAGTCTCAAATGATGCCCCCCACGTCCCAGAACTTCACCCCTCCCAGGGGGAGCCCTCAGCACCACCACATTGGCCGTGGCGCCACAGGCAGCCCCCTCCCCATGCAGGTACCCATGATGTCACCCTCGGCGATACCTGATGGTGGATCCCCGCAGAGCCGGGACAGCCCTCTGGGAAGCAGTTTGCCACTGCCCTCAGTCATGCAAG GGCGCCTCGGTGACGCATATAAAGAGGTGGACAAAGGCTACAATGGGGTGGAGCGCTCATCTGTTGCCCAGCGGCTTCCCAAAGCTGATGGATATCCCACCAGGCCCTCAGCCCACCTCTTAGTGCCCACCAGTGACTACTGCCAGCGCGTGCCCCACGGGGGGATGGACGTGGAGCCACTTCACAAGCAGCGCCATGATATGGGAGGACCCATGAGGGAGGCCATGCACCCGGCTATGTCTGCGCCTCCTCCACTTTTGTCTACACCTCCGCGTCAGGCTTCATCAGGGCCTCCCGTAGTGTCTGTGCATCACATGACCGCCTCGGAACCCCCATCCTCGTCGGCCGCCTCCGCGTCTGCACCTCCTCAGGTCGGGGCAAAGACGCCTCATGGGAGCCCTGTGTCTGCTCCTGCCCccatgctctcctctcctccactaaTGGTCCAAGGGTTGAGGCCCATGCCTGGTGCCATGTCGCCTTCCTCCCTGGGAGGGGGTCCGCCAGAGCTGATGCCCACAGCCTCGTCAATGTCAGGTCCTCCCCCTCTGATGGGCCACGGCTCAAGGACGGCCCCagttcctgctcctcctcccgcAGTGACCTCGCCCTCTCAAGTTGTGTCCACGTCACACCCGTCTGCTCCAGCCACGTCAGCACCTCCTCTATGGACAAGTGCACCTCCTGTGTCAGCCTTCTTGCACTCTCAGATGGCCTACGTACCTCCTCAGATGGTCCAAGCCCCCAAACTTCAGGAGACGTCAAAGCCTCACTCCCCTGTGTCTTCACCCTCAAAGGTGGCCCAAACCCATACAACAGGAGAGCTTTCCCCGGTTTCTGCACCTCCTGTGGTGGCTCCAGCTCTTCCCTCGGGGGTGTCTGCAGCCTCTTCGTCTCCCCCAGAGGCCCCTGCTTCATCTCCGTTATCCTCATCACCTCAGAAGGCCCGTGCTCCTTCATCCTCGATGTTGTCGTCGTCTCAGACGGCTACGTCTCTTCCCGACGCTGTTTCCGGGCGAGCTCCTGCTGCTGGAGCACTCGTCACGGTGCCTCCCGCCACGACTCCCGTCTCGACACCGCCTCCCGCGGTCGCTGCTCCCCACCGCGCCGCCTCTGTGCCTCCTGCGGcggcctcctctccccctgcgGTGAGTGCCGCCCCTCAGGcagcctctgtgtctcttcccaCTTTCGGTGCACCTCCACCCGGAGCTGCTGCACCTCCCAAAGCGGTCTCGGCGCTCCCTCCCGTTTCTGCACCGACTCAGGCAGTCACTGCTCCTCCCGGGGGCTCCATGCcgcctcttccacctcctcaACCTGTCTCTGGACTGCCTGCTGTTTCCACGACCCCTCAGGCTGGGTCTGCTCCGAGTGTCTCGGTGCCGCCTCCGGCCTCTGAGgccgcctcctctcctcctcaggctGCTGGGCAAGCCTCACAAGGGTCAGACCAGCAGGACTCCAGTGACGCTGGTACAGACTTCTCTCACAAAGCTGCCAGCAAAAAAGAGGTCCGTGATCCTCAATTTGAAAAAGACGTCGCTGTCAACAACTCGTCAAAATCGGACCCCACCCAGGCTCCACACTCCAGGAAGTCTCCTGCAGGCCCCAGCGATGTCAGTACTGGGATGTCGGGCCACAAAGCCAATAGCCCAGCTAGGAACCTTTGGCCTGAGACAGGAAAGTCCCCTGCACCTGTTAAAGACCAGGACACCCCGAGGAAGACCGCTTCATTTGATGACACACTTGATGAGTCTCTGGACTGCTCCTCCATGGCTGAGTTGACCCACATTGAAAGCTCTCGGGCTGAGGATACCAGCATCATGGAGGGCACCTTTGACGACTCGATGGCCGATACCTCCTACACGGACGAGCCCTCCATGTTTACAGAGGACTCTGCCACAGAGGACTCCAGGCAGGTGACTGCTGATGACACCCAGGATAACAGCGACTTGTCTCAGGTTGATGAAACCATGGACAGCTGCCTGAGCACCAGGGAGTCTGGCACAGAGGATGACAGTTCTCAGCTGAAGGACTCAGTGAGTGATGACTCACAGAATGATCTCTCTCAGATGGCAGCGGACGACCACGACCTCTCGAAACCGCCCGGTAAAG GCCCTGATGAGAGCGAGGACGAGGAGAGTAAGGAGAAGGATGTGGACGATGGGCGTGATGCTCCAGATTGTGCTGGCGTTCCCGCTGCTGCTGCGGTCAAGGCTGGCACGGCTGGCACCCCAGTGAGCGCTGATGAGGGCTGGCAGGAAACGGTAGCGGCGGCGGCGACAGACCCCAGCCCTGCAGAGCAAGCGGCCAAACCGCTGCCCCTGTCCACCTCAGCTGTCACCGTGGCAACAACACCCCCTCCACAGAAGCCTGCTGCAAAGAGGGCCAGAGCCCAAGCCACTGCAAAGCAGG GTACTCAAGCTTCCCGGGCCGCTCAAAAGAAGACTCCTGCAAAGGCCccaaaagaagagaaggagaagcggaagaggaagaagaacgAGGATAAAGAACCTCCCGGAACAAGGAAGAAACGCAAGCTCTCCAAAGACGATGCATCTGACTCAGCCATTGCAGACACCATACTCGCTGTAAGCACTGCTGGCGCTGGTAAAACCGCTGCTGACCAGAGCCTGGTGACCAGTCAGACCACTCCGGCCAAGCCCAAGAAGATCAGGAAGCCCAAGGGGGCTGCACCGGCTGCTGGCACCGGAGCGACAACCTCTCCTAAGACTGAGGGAGACCACAGCCTGGAGTCTGGTCAGACTCCGCCAGCCAAGCCCAAGAAGATCAGGAAACCCAGACAGCCGAAGGTGAAGGATGGAGCTGCAAAACCAACCAAAGCAGCCAAAACACCCAAGGCAGCCAAAACAGCCAAGGCAGCCAAGGCAGAGCCAAAGGAGACCCCTAAAGCTGATCAAGACAacgaagatgaagatgagggcTCCACAACAG GAGAAACTCAAAAGAGGAGAATTGCCACAGAGGAGCAGGTTCACTTCCCTCTTCTGCATGG GTGGAAGAGGGAGGTGCGTGTCAAGAAGCATGAAGACCGGCTGAAGGGAGAGACCTGGTACTACAGTCCTTGTGGGAGGAGGATGAAGCAATTCCCTGAAATCATCAAG TACCTGCGGAGGCATGAGTGTGGGGCTGTGACCAGAGAGCACTTCAGCTTCAGCCCACGCATGCCTGTGGGAGACTTCTATGAGGAACGCGAAAGCCCAGAG GGAATGAAGTGGTTCCTACTTGCCAATGAAGAAGTGCCCTCCATTATCATGGCCATCACTGGCAGGCGTGGTCGCCCACCCAACCCAGACAAGGAGAAACCCCGTGCCCGGGTCAGGCGGCCCAAGGGCACCCCTGGTCGCCGGCCTGGCAGACCACCCAAGACCAACGCGGTGGATCTGCTGAGCAAAGTGGACGCCAGGATGCTGAAGAGACTGCAAGCGAAGG AAGTACTTACTGATGAGGACAAGGAGAAAATGGGCAAGATCAAGaagaaaatgaagagaaag GCGAGACTCAAGCGCAAGGAAGATACCAAGAACAAGATTATCAGACAGGAGAAGCGAAAAGCTAAG CTGGAGAAAGCCAAGGAGGCCAATGACCAGCAACAAGACGAGGGGAAACCAGCCCAGCCCGGGCAGCCCCAGTCCCAGGTCCCCTCTGACCAGCAGACCCCTCAGCCCGCCACGGAACCCAAGAAGCCCGGACGCAAGAAGCGCGTGCAGACGCccgaggagatggagaaagccGGGCAGGTGAAGAGGGTGGCGGGGGCACGGAGCCAGGCCAAGGCGCTGGCCAAAGCCCAGGCCGAGGCAGAGGCCAAGGCCCAGGCAGCACTGACGGCCAAGAAGCAGGCGGAAAGGCGGGCGCAGGCCCAGAGgcggctggaggagaggaagaagcagcagcagatcCTGGAGGAAATGAAAAAGCCCACCGAGGACATGTGCATCAACGACCACCAG CCTCTCCCCGAGCTGTCTCGCATCCCTGGAGTGGTGCTGTCGGGCCGGGCCTTCTCCCATTGCCTGGAGGTGGTGGAGTTCCTGCACAGCTACGGGAAAGTGCTGGGCTTGCAGATCCCCAAGGACGTGCCCAGcctcagcaccctgcaggagGGGCTCCTGGGCGTGGGGGAGAGCCAGAACGAGGTCATGGACCTGCTCATCAAGTTGGTGGAGGCTGCGCTGCATGACCCAGGCCTGCCGTCCTATTATCAG tcGGTGAAGATCCTGGGAGAGAAGCTGGTGGATCTCGAGCTGAGCCACAGGACCGTGTCCGAGTGTCTGCGTATCTTTCTGGAATCCCACGGCTTCGAGGTGGACGTGTGCAACACCCTCCGCACCAAGACCTTCCAGGCTCTCAAACCAGATGTGAAGGCCTCCATCCTGGCTTTCCTGGTGGAGGAGCTGAACGCCAGCAACACAGTTACCAG GGATATTGACAACACACTGGAGAATATGTCTACCTACAGGAAAAACAAATGGATCATTGAGGGCAAACTGCGCAA attgaaAGCGGCGTTGGTGCGCCGGACAGGACGCTCTGAGGAGGAGCTGTGCCTGGAGGACCGGAGGAGGAGCACACGAGCGGGGATGGCTGAGGAGGAGAGCCTGGAGGAGACCACCATGCTGGACAGGAGCAGCCGGCGCGGACGAGGAGTGCGAGAGGAGCCCAAACTCACTGAG GCTGAAAGCCCAACCAACGCCAGCATCCCAGAactggagagacagatagataagcTAGCCAAG CGTCAGGTGTTTTTCCGTAAGAAGCTGCAGCAGGCCTCTCACTCCCTGCGGGCGGTGTCCCTGGGCCAGGACCGCTACCGGCGCCGGTACTGGTTAATGCCACACATGGGGGCTATACTGGTGGAGGGACCAGAGGAGGTCTTGG ACTCCGGTGATATCCTGTTGACGGATGAGCCCATGGTCTATCCGAAGAAGGAGGtgaaggtggaggtggaggtcaAATCTGAGGAGCCTCTCTCACCCATCAACCCCGCAGCCACTGCGGCCACCCCACGCTCCTGCTCCCCCCGCGCCTCCGGCAGCAGCGGCGGGGGCGGACCCCTCACAGAAGTGGATCCTCTCCCCGGTGAGGCATCCCTcatgagcagcagcagcccgcGGGGCCGAGGCCGTCCGCGCAATATCAAGCCAGAGGTGGAGCTCCACCTGCGCACCGCCAAGAATCGCAGGCGACGCCGCAGCAGCAAGTCGGGCGGCGAGGAGCCCTCAGGAGACGCGACGGCCAAGCTGGGCACGCAGGACCTCACCCAGGCCGCGTTCACCGCTTGGCTCAACCAGGCCCAGGTCGATGGCGCCCAGGACCCAGCCACCGCCGCAGCCGTCCTGGCAGCGGTAGCTGCAGGAGGCAAGGCCCCAGAAGACGGCAGCCTGTCGGAGGAAGCCATAAAGGAGCTGGCAGAGAAGCAGGCGCAGTGGTTCCACCTGCTGCCCAAGAAGCCCTGCGACGCCTCAGGTCTGTCTGAGCCCGGCCTACCCTCTCCCAATGCCATCTCGTCCTTGAAGGAGTCACCCACCTCCCCGATAAAGGGCGCTCCCCCCAGCACCCCCTCTCTACAGGCTGCTCTCACCGCCCTCACACAG ACTCCGTTACAGATTCCCATACAGCCTGGAGCCCTGCCTCCAGGTGTGGCTACGCTTCTCCCACTGTTGCCAGGTTCTGTCCCCGTCCCCCCAGCATGCTCCACACCAGTGCAGAAGCCAAccaggcggaggaggagaggcagcagTCCAGCCCGCCGGCCGTACTCCCGCCCAAGTACGGGAAAGCGCCGTGGCAGACCCCCCTCCACGCTCTTCCAGGAGATCGAGCAGAAGTACCTCACTCAGCTCGTGGTCAAACCAATCCCTAAAG AGATGGTTCGAGGCTGGTGGTGGGTGAAGCAGCCAGAGGAGCTTACTGCCATCCTGCAGGCCCTACATCCTCGTGGTGTCCGGGAGAAGGTGCTGCACAAACACCTCACCAAACACCTGGAGTTCCTGTCTGAGGTCTGCTCAAGGCCCAGCAGTG ACCCTGTCTTCAAGCGTGAGCTGGAAAAGGGCAGTTCCGTGCTGGACATTCTGACTAAGCCCTGGCCTGAGATGCACAAATGCTTGCAGGCTGACATCAACGCCCTCCAGTGGGTGGAGGACCTGGAGCAGCGCGTGCTGGCAGCAGACCTCCACCTCAAG ATGGCTCCCCAGAGTGGAAAGAGCAACACAGAGGGTAACACGGAGGAGCCTGTGGCAGGATTTCAG GCGTACACAGTCCCGGAGCCAGACTCCACCCGTGAGGACCTGGAGTTTTACGAGCACGAGGTGGACCCACGGGATGACTGGATCGTCAGGACAAAGCGGGAATGGTCTGATCTGCTGCGCGTGCCCAACAACCCAGTGGATCTGGCCGTCCATAGACTGGCCAACCTGGAGCGCAACATCGAGCGCCGCTACCTGAAGGAGCCGCTGTGGAATCTGGCCGAGGTGATGCGCCTggcccccctcaccccacccccagggGAGGAGGTTCCCATGGACGTGGTCAG TTTGGAGATGGAGATCACCCCAAGGCTGAGGACATGGCGACAGGGCCTTGACCGCTGCCGTAGTGCTGCCCAGctctcgctgtgtgtgcttCAGCTGGAGAGGGCCATTGCCTGGGAGAAATCAGTCGTCAAAGTG ACGTGTCAGGTGTGTCATAAGGGGGATAATGACGAGTACCTGCTGCTCTGTGACGGTTGTGACCGTGGCTGTCACATGTTCTGCCTCAGACCCAAGGTTACAGATGTGCCCGATGGAGACTGGTTCTGCCCCATATGCGTCTCCAAG atGGACGAGGGCGGGATGCGGCCTCAACGCTCCGCGAGGCAGCGGGCTCGCCGGCGTAAGCGCCGTTTGGGCGCCTACGGACCCGAGAGCTCCGAGGAGGAGGAAAGCCCGCGCCGGTTGGCGGGCATGAGCACGCGGCAAAAGGATGGTCCCTCCTCGTCGGCCAGCAGCACAAACGGCACCTCGGGCATCTCACCCAGCAAGCGCCGGCGCATGACCACACGCAACCAGCCCGACCTCACCTACTGCGA GATCATTCTGATGGAGATGGAGGCACACGCAGACGCCTGGCCCTTCCAGGAGCCAGTGAACCCGCGACTGGTGCCTGGTTATCGCCGCATCATCAAGAACCCAATGGACTTCCTGACCATGAGGGAGAGACTGCTACAGGGAGG GTACTGCAGTGTGGAGGAGTTTGCTGCTGATGCCCATCTGGTGTTCAACAACTGTGAGCTCTTCAACGAGGACACTTCAGATGTGGGCAAAGCCGGACACGCCATGAGACTCTTCTTCGAGAGCCGCTGGTCAGAGTTCTACCAGACCAAGGACAAAGAAAAGGATAAATGA
- the ptges3b gene encoding prostaglandin E synthase 3b isoform X1, translated as MRHPATAKWYDRRDCVFIEFCIADSKDVEVNFEKSKFAFSCLGGTDQVKHSNEIDLFEAIDQKDSKHKRTDRSVLCCLRKVEAGKKWPRMTKEKAKLNWLSVDFNNWKDWEEDSDEEHENFDRFSEMMNSMGGEDGMPDLDGVEEEEEADSDDEKMPDLE; from the exons ATGAG GCATCCAGCAACTGCCAAGTGGTATGACAGACGGGACTGCGTCTTCATTGAGTTCTGCATTGCTGACAGCAAGGATGTTGAAGTCAATTTTGAAAAGTCAAAGTTTGCTTTTAG TTGTCTAGGTGGGACTGACCAGGTCAAGCATTCAAATGAAATTGACCTGTTTGAAGCGATTGATCAAAAA GATtccaaacacaaacgcacagaccggtcagtgttgtgttgtttacgAAAAGTTGAGGCTGGGAAAAAATGGCCAAGAATGACAAAAGAAAAAGCTAAG CTGAATTGGCTCAGCGTTGACTTTAACAACTGGAAAGACTGGGAGGAGGACTCTGATGAGGAACATGAAAATTTTGACCGTTTCTCAGAG ATGATGAACAGTatgggaggggaggatggaaTGCCAGATCTAGATGGAGTCGAAGAA gaggaagaggcagacaGTGATGATGAAA AAATGCCAGATTTGGAATAA
- the ptges3b gene encoding prostaglandin E synthase 3b isoform X2 yields MHPATAKWYDRRDCVFIEFCIADSKDVEVNFEKSKFAFSCLGGTDQVKHSNEIDLFEAIDQKDSKHKRTDRSVLCCLRKVEAGKKWPRMTKEKAKLNWLSVDFNNWKDWEEDSDEEHENFDRFSEMMNSMGGEDGMPDLDGVEEEEEADSDDEKMPDLE; encoded by the exons AT GCATCCAGCAACTGCCAAGTGGTATGACAGACGGGACTGCGTCTTCATTGAGTTCTGCATTGCTGACAGCAAGGATGTTGAAGTCAATTTTGAAAAGTCAAAGTTTGCTTTTAG TTGTCTAGGTGGGACTGACCAGGTCAAGCATTCAAATGAAATTGACCTGTTTGAAGCGATTGATCAAAAA GATtccaaacacaaacgcacagaccggtcagtgttgtgttgtttacgAAAAGTTGAGGCTGGGAAAAAATGGCCAAGAATGACAAAAGAAAAAGCTAAG CTGAATTGGCTCAGCGTTGACTTTAACAACTGGAAAGACTGGGAGGAGGACTCTGATGAGGAACATGAAAATTTTGACCGTTTCTCAGAG ATGATGAACAGTatgggaggggaggatggaaTGCCAGATCTAGATGGAGTCGAAGAA gaggaagaggcagacaGTGATGATGAAA AAATGCCAGATTTGGAATAA